The Zygosaccharomyces rouxii strain CBS732 chromosome A complete sequence genome window below encodes:
- the IPP1 gene encoding inorganic diphosphatase IPP1 (highly similar to uniprot|P00817 Saccharomyces cerevisiae YBR011C IPP1 Cytoplasmic inorganic pyrophosphatase (PPase) catalyzes the rapid exchange of oxygens from Pi with water highly expressed and essential for viability active-site residues show identity to those from E. coli PPase) — protein MSYTPRQVGAKNTLDYKVFLEKNGKPVSPFHDIPLYADEEKQIFNMVVEIPRWTNGKLEITKEEPLNPIIQDTKKGKLRYVRNCFPHHGYIHNYGAFPQTWEDPNVVHPETKAVGDNDPVDVLEIGETIGYTGQVKQVKVLGIMALLDEGETDWKVIAIDVNDPLAPKLNDVEDVEKYFPGLLRATNEWFRIYKIPDGKPENQFAFSGEAKNKKYALDIVRETHESWKQLIHGKVSDNKGIALTNTTVTDSPTYSATAASEVPAASPQEDAPVDKSIDKWFFISGSA, from the coding sequence ATGAGTTACACCCCAAGACAAGTCGGTGCCAAGAACACTCTTGACTACAAAGtctttttggaaaagaacGGTAAGCCCGTTTCTCCATTCCACGACATCCCACTTTACGCCGATGAAGAGAAACAAATCTTTAACATGGTTGTGGAAATTCCACGTTGGACTAACGGTAAGTTGGAAATCACCAAGGAAGAACCATTGAACCCAATTATTCAAGACACCAAGAAGGGTAAATTGAGATACGTTAGAAACTGTTTCCCACACCACGGTTACATTCACAACTACGGTGCCTTCCCACAAACTTGGGAAGATCCAAATGTCGTCCACCCAGAAACTAAGGCTGTTGGTGACAACGACCCAGTTGATGTTTTGGAAATTGGTGAAACCATTGGTTACACTGGTCAAGTTAAACAAGTTAAAGTTCTTGGTATCATGGCTCTTTTGgatgaaggtgaaactGACTGGAAGGTTATTGCTATCGATGTTAACGATCCATTGGCTCCAAAGTTGAACGATGTTGAAGACGTCGAAAAATACTTCCCAGGTCTATTGAGAGCTACTAACGAATGGTTcagaatttacaaaattccAGATGGTAAGCCAGAAAACCAATTTGCATTCTCTGGTGAAGCtaaaaacaagaaatacGCTCTTGACATCGTTAGAGAAACCCACGAATCTTGGAAACAATTGATTCACGGTAAGGTTTCCGACAACAAGGGTATTGCATTGACTAACACTACTGTTACCGATTCCCCAACTTACTCAGCTACCGCTGCTTCTGAAGTTCCAGCAGCTTCTCCACAAGAAGATGCTCCAGTTGACAAGTCTATTGACAAGTGGTTCTTCATCTCTGGTTCCGCTTAA
- the SOK1 gene encoding Sok1p (weakly similar to YDR006C, uniprot|P40317 Saccharomyces cerevisiae YDR006C (SOK1)) — protein sequence MEQARPHRSTIATASSEPQTTSTRNRSLSTTGTTTRTTTATIPQQTDIAKTTSSPKDQHGMNMNTNEEGGNTSSNNTEDRKRLSTCSQEHGPGDTTTQASFQPTGSLLVRKYTELVSSIGNHFPNEDDGGIDEGGVDIDVNDEEEQEDVGEEGKEVQSNSENDGDDGRAEGVNEEENEDSMGNGLFKQFDHRTGQFLRKDPFLAKEDLGVRRLFGKSDNKFRSHSVPAICHSSLKRLTASYCQNHNHYHYRHHNNQQSAVGSVRKKRSGKPHHHHHHRRHQHSPYCFVQAAFSNGSGATASTASSTDSGNSSGASSRESSRCVNGASSGNDTGATSFGNDPKQPAAAGAAATSTASSGVTTGSVTNEGNVGSNVGKSSTTPSLHRSHHQSKNHSMSTNALRDAILLCHQAQQPLVTKYDELTLHERISAVRDHPGPLPLPPINLQCLKEIDLQEIVKNPQLRHDIIFDPLLQFRPNLDGERGLKKKQLSDRYWRDVENEVYVYSQKPQVFQYDHTRLVPLFDTLREVLLTIVPQREAHVIHNVLDTELNVQELLRGSLIMTNLSEWLAQLFKHHCAPMRDAWVDRMSAKFKEAEQESSLSKLIEGLRLVFQILEAMKLDIANHQIRILRPALLSNSVEFEKQYFQSLMNSDRVDLKSSLLWFNRKFNESVNQGTIQRDRAVPRDVYKLCIRSIISLLSCRKMVREYPTSLSFDHARLILLRADIRQIVCLLICRLLFKQLVANDTSLDKGAKNYIDSSGTQKKLKGEIVSIITDEHGNCRWTKNTMAIAIHLCKTITDLRDEYLSRRVQTGVGISSSSNTTGTPPSSTPALAQAKVNFAKSWLSKQTQPLSEVYGVLEDRVFRSLEELIFSKSDCTVDGRVRQDFVYLCSTLNKDSTITNTSATAAATTSAATSNGLLVPTGENTSAASSSSSSSNTNDTNNNTNASTTSSNSHNTTASTFGTATTTTLQGLDMEEFDSVLRHLYAVVNFHWSVFGAHYMDAISDQLGSRVF from the coding sequence ATGGAACAAGCAAGGCCACATAGATCTACGATAGCTACAGCATCGTCAGAACCACAGACAACAAGCACGAGAAATAGAAGTTTGTCTACTACTGGTACTACTACtagaacaacaacagcaacgATACCTCAACAGACAGATATAGCTAAAACAACAAGTTCACCAAAGGATCAACACGGAATGAATATGAATACTAATGAAGAGGGAGGGAATACCTCATCAAACAATACAGAAGATCGTAAGAGACTTTCCACCTGTTCTCAGGAACATGGACCAGGTGATACAACGACACAAGCTAGTTTCCAGCCCACAGGATCATTATTGGTAAGAAAATATACAGAACTAGTCTCATCGATTGGCAACCACTTCCCTAATGAGGATGATGGTGGAATAGATGAAGGCGGTGTCGACATTGATGTCAACGACGAAGAAGAGCAAGAAGATGTtggagaagaaggaaaagaagttCAAAGTAACAGCGAAAATGATGGGGATGATGGTAGAGCCGAAGGAGTaaatgaagaggaaaacgAAGATAGTATGGGTAATGGATTGTTTAAACAGTTTGATCATAGAACGGGACAATTTTTAAGAAAGGATCCATTTTTAGCCAAGGAAGATTTGGGAGTTAGAAGACTATTTGGTAAAAGTGATAACAAATTCAGATCTCATTCAGTACCAGCTATTTGCCATTCCTCTTTAAAAAGATTAACGGCGTCATACTGTCAGAACCAcaaccattaccattatcGTCATCATAATAACCAGCAGTCGGCTGTAGGTTCAGttagaaagaaaagatctgGGAAacctcatcatcatcatcatcaccgCCGTCATCAGCATTCTCCCTATTGCTTTGTTCAAGCTGCATTTTCCAACGGTAGCGGTGCCACCGCTTCAACTGCAAGTTCCACAGATAGCGGTAATAGCTCAGGAGCTTCATCTCGTGAAAGTAGTAGGTGTGTGAATGGTGCCTCAAGTGGTAATGATACAGGTGCTACCAGTTTTGGTAATGATCCAAAGCAGCCCGCAGCAGCAGGAGCGGCAGCAACTTCTACCGCAAGTTCTGGTGTAACTACAGGCTCAGTCACGAATGAGGGTAATGTAGGTTCAAACGTTGGAAAATCATCGACAACTCCATCATTGCATCgttctcatcatcaaaGTAAAAACCATTCTATGTCAACTAATGCCCTAAGAGATGCGATTTTGTTATGCCACCAAGCACAACAACCTTTAGTGACGAAATATGACGAATTGACTTTACATGAGAGGATAAGCGCCGTTAGAGACCATCCAGGACCTTTACCGTTACCTCCAATCAATTTACAATGCCTTAAAGAAATcgatttacaagaaattgtgaaaaatccacaatTGAGACATGATATTATTTTTGATCCTCTGCTACAATTTAGACCAAATTTAGATGGTGAAAGAGGTCTTAAAAAGAAACAGTTATCTGATAGGTACTGGAGAGATGTGGAAAACGAAGTGTATGTTTATTCTCAGAAACCTCAAGTTTTCCAATATGATCATACTAGATTAGTGCCCCTTTTTGACACTTTAAGAGAAGTTTTATTGACCATAGTACCTCAACGCGAAGCACACGTGATACACAACGTATTAGATACGGAGTTGAACGTTCAAGAATTGCTAAGAGGATCATTAATAATGACAAATCTTTCAGAATGGTTGGCTCAATTGTTTAAACATCATTGTGCACCAATGAGAGACGCGTGGGTCGATAGAATGAGCGccaaattcaaagaagcTGAACAAGAATCATCGTTATCCAAATTAATTGAAGGTTTAAGGCttgtatttcaaattttggagGCAATGAAATTAGATATTGCCAACCACCAAATACGCATTCTAAGGCCTGCCCTattatccaattctgtcgaatttgaaaaacagTATTTCCAATCCTTAATGAATTCAGATCGTGTTGATCTTAAATCATCATTACTTTGGTTCAATAGAAAATTTAACGAAAGTGTCAACCAAGGTACCATACAAAGAGATCGTGCAGTACCAAGGGACGTTTACAAATTATGCATTCGGAGTATCATTAGTCTATTATCGTGTCGTAAGATGGTGAGAGAATATCCaacatcattatcatttgaTCATGCCAGACTCATTCTATTAAGAGCAGATATACGACAAATTGTTTGTCTTTTAATCTGCAGACTTTTATTCAAACAACTAGTTGCCAACGATACTTCGTTGGATAAAGGTGCCAAGAATTATATCGACTCGAGTGGTactcaaaagaaattaaaggGAGAAATCGTTAGCATTATCACAGACGAACATGGTAATTGTAGATGGACTAAAAACACAATGGCAATTGCCATTCATTTGTGTAAGACGATTACAGACCTCAGAGACGAGTATCTATCTCGCAGAGTACAAACCGGAGTCGGTATTAGTTCGTCTTCCAATACCACTGGCACACCACCTTCCAGTACACCAGCATTAGCGCAAGCTAAAGTTAATTTTGCCAAATCTTGGTTATCGAAACAGACCCAGCCTTTAAGTGAAGTTTATGGCGTTTTAGAAGATCGTGTATTCCGTTCACTGGAAGAGttaatattttccaaatctgaCTGTACAGTTGACGGTCGTGTTAGACAAGATTTCGTCTATCTATGCAGTACTCTCAACAAGGATTCTACAATTACTAACACCTCAGCTACAGCAGCAGCCACTACATCTGCAGCCACATCTAATGGCCTACTTGTACCAACTGGAGAAAACACATCTGctgcatcatcatcatcatcatcatcaaatacTAATGACACCAACAATAATACCAATGCATCTACtacatcatcaaattctcATAATACCACAGCATCTACATTCGGtacagcaacaacaacaactcTACAGGGTTTAGATATGGAAGAATTCGATAGCGTTTTGCGTCATCTATACGCTGTGGTTAATTTCCACTGGTCTGTATTTGGCGCTCACTACATGGACGCTATAAGCGATCAATTGGGGTCAAGGGTTTTTTAG
- a CDS encoding glutaredoxin (weakly similar to Saccharomyces cerevisiae YDL010W Hypothetical ORF or YBR014C uniprot|P38068 Saccharomyces cerevisiae YBR014C Hypothetical ORF), protein MGVTLNKRNLRVLSITSLLLLLVFFVVQNANSVSIGESSSLANANSNEDQTLTSAGTSINKESKEEVVTEKQKAKEKQPEGDSVVDAEIGKIKQEVGIGKTDDLETGSSGSISGGGVVGKGGSASEHAQQTEFDPVKEYAMILDFSPIIVFSKSTCPYSKKLKELLDKEYSFTPSYFVIELDRHHNGAELQKYVEQKTGRSTVPNVIINGKSRGGNDEFRSLHNEGKLLSSFKDWSQGTFTVLQLDRPSNN, encoded by the coding sequence ATGGGGGTTACACTGAATAAACGTAATTTAAGAGTTTTAAGCATTACTTCTCttctattattattagtattttTCGTTGTACAAAATGCCAACTCTGTTTCAATAGGAGAATCGTCATCACTAGCAAATGCTAATTCTAATGAAGATCAAACTCTGACTTCAGCTGGCACGAGTATCAATAAGGAGTCCAAGGAGGAGGTAGTTACTGAAAAGCAAAAGGCTAAGGAAAAGCAACCTGAAGGTGACTCTGTGGTGGATGCAGAAATTGGTAAGATTAAACAAGAGGTTGGTATTGGAAAAACCGATGATTTGGAGACAGGCAGTAGTGGATCAAttagtggtggtggtgttgtTGGTAAAGGTGGCTCAGCAAGTGAACATGCACAACAAACCGAATTCGACCCAGTAAAGGAATATGCAATGATTTTAGACTTTTCTCCAATAATTGTTTTCAGCAAGTCTACTTGTCCTTACTCGAAAAAACTAAAGGAATTATTAGACAAGGAATATTCGTTCACACCATCATATTTCGTCATTGAACTGGACAGGCATCATAACGGAGCAGAACTACAGAAGTATGTGGAACAAAAGACTGGTAGATCAACTGTTCCAAATGTAATAATCAATGGTAAATCAAGAGGtggtaatgatgaatttagatcACTTCATAATGAAGGTAAACTATTGTCgtctttcaaagattggAGTCAGGGTACTTTTACCGTCTTGCAACTCGACAGACCTTCGAACAACTAA
- the TRP1 gene encoding phosphoribosylanthranilate isomerase TRP1 (similar to uniprot|P00912 Saccharomyces cerevisiae YDR007W TRP1 Phosphoribosylanthranilate isomerase that catalyzes the third step in tryptophan biosynthesis in 2004 the sequence of TRP1 from strain S228C was updated by changing the previously annotated internal STOP (TAA) to serine (TCA)) — protein sequence MLVNVKKTKAMSKMVVKICGLQSVEAAQVAIDNGADLLGVICVPNRKRTVDAEVAKSISNLCRSKNVKLVGVFRNQSKEDVAKIAQDYNLNVVQLHGDEDWKEYDSFIPLPIIKRLVFPRDVEILSQLQNTDCQPLFDSEAGGTGEKLDWQSIGKWYSDANLSNGYILAGGLNPDNVRDALKIPGVIGVDVSGGVESDGMKDNEKIKTFLFNAHSL from the coding sequence ATGTTAGTTAATGTTAAGAAGACAAAAGCAATGAGCAAAATGGTTGTTAAGATTTGTGGACTGCAGAGTGTTGAAGCTGCTCAAGTAGCTATCGATAATGGTGCTGATTTATTAGGTGTCATATGTGTACCTAACAGAAAGAGAACAGTTGATGCTGAAGTTGCTAAATCTATTTCTAATCTTTGCCGTAGTAAGAATGTCAAATTAGTCGGTGTATTTAGAAACCAATCAAAGGAAGACGTTGCAAAGATTGCTCAAGATTACAATTTGAACGTTGTTCAGCTACACGGTGATGAAGACTGGAAAGAATATGATTCGTTTATTCCATTACCGATTATTAAAAGATTAGTTTTCCCTCGAGACGTCGAAATTTTATCACAGTTACAAAATACAGATTGTCAACCACTATTTGATTCTGAAGCCGGTGGTACTGGTGAGAAATTAGATTGGCAATCTATTGGCAAATGGTATTCTGATGCTAACTTGTCTAATGGTTACATACTGGCAGGCGGATTGAACCCTGATAATGTTAGAGATGCATTAAAAATCCCAGGCGTCATTGGTGTCGATGTCAGCGGTGGTGTTGAGAGTGATGGTATGAAGgataatgaaaagattaaaacGTTTCTATTTAACGCTCATTCATTGTAA
- the APC11 gene encoding anaphase promoting complex subunit 11 (similar to uniprot|Q12157 Saccharomyces cerevisiae YDL008W APC11 Catalytic core subunit of the Anaphase-Promoting Complex/Cyclosome (APC/C) which is a ubiquitin-protein ligase required for degradation of anaphase inhibitors including mitotic cyclins during the metaphase/anaphase transition), translated as MKVDIEEVHSVFAWTWHIPKDNKDGSLEADDDDDVCGICRASYNATCPSCKYPGDECSLVVGECNHNFHVHCIYRWLDTTTSKGLCPMCRQLFQLKRGLAINDSQLEKFKELQLRKRTNTAGEFADEDDEEAIERAMAQQDQAEVDDQGDVIMDQGLVVR; from the coding sequence ATGAAAGTTGACATTGAAGAAGTACACAGTGTCTTTGCATGGACGTGGCATATCCCAAAGGACAACAAGGATGGATCCTTGGAAgctgatgatgacgatgatgtTTGTGGGATTTGCAGGGCAAGTTATAATGCAACTTGTCCTAGTTGTAAGTATCCGGGAGATGAATGCTCATTAGTTGTTGGTGAATGTAACCATAATTTCCACGTTCACTGTATCTACAGGTGGTTGGACACTACAACATCAAAAGGACTATGTCCTATGTGTAGGCAGCTATTCCAATTGAAGAGAGGATTAGCTATTAACGATTCgcaattggaaaaatttaaagagCTACAGTTGAGGAAGAGAACTAATACTGCAGGTGAATTTGctgacgaagatgatgaagaagcaattgaaagagCAATGGCTCAACAAGATCAAGCTGAAGTTGACGATCAGGGAGACGTTATTATGGATCAAGGTTTAGTAGTAAGGTAA
- the MNN2 gene encoding alpha-1,2-mannosyltransferase MNN2 (similar to uniprot|P38069 Saccharomyces cerevisiae YBR015C MNN2 Alpha-1 2-mannosyltransferase responsible for addition of the first alpha-1 2-linked mannose to form the branches on the mannan backbone of oligosaccharides localizes to an early Golgi compartment), with translation MPLVTRRYGKALRLALLGLLVCLVFLGTTRYNGDHAAAEEYLRKYLSGGQLEHALNSVAAHGSDAAAALRQGVGSDQQAVDQQHTQDHASTQSSTLGPDSTAKLKRFYEEVFTHLKNFSPEGKSQRIYKEDCPLHGDIGFRPENYDEWPTLAHDSLENCLEISPEEVTMLKKNHAAYVDVLGSLRLPKNVYKGKGIVTVGGGKFSLLALLVIRSMRELGTTLPVEVFIPPSDLGENQFCDEILPQYNAKCVYLSDVLPPNVIANSQFTGYQFKSLSLIASSFEDVLFLDADNFPVKRLNDVFDLAPYKTTGFVLWPDFWRRTTQPIYYDIADITVNRRKRIRNCFDDLTPPEVYTKNTKSMDDIPFHDFEGTIPDVSTESGQLMISKSTHLPTILLALYYNVNGPSWYYPMFSQRAAGEGDKETFLAAANFYGLPFYQVKTATGVEGYHRANNEGFRGVAMLQHDLNQDYLRYQAAADAIEAKYGGKTAKSIKYDKLYSLDNFYKTFFGSENSALKECDVMFAHSHAPKFDPYGLWTQNELVQDGKHFRSYTSLEKINNYDLELSAIDSIHKFVCLDKVNFKYLSEKIQSKQEHQEMCDYISKRREFLLSTHQQAISK, from the coding sequence ATGCCTTTAGTGACAAGACGTTACGGTAAAGCCTTAAGATTGGCACTGCTGGGGCTGTTGGTTTGTTTGGTTTTCCTCGGTACTACAAGATATAACGGTGATCATGCCGCTGCAGAAGAGTATCTAAGAAAATATTTATCCGGGGGTCAATTGGAACATGCTTTAAATAGTGTAGCTGCTCATGGGTCTGATGCTGCAGCTGCATTAAGGCAAGGAGTTGGGTCGGATCAACAAGCAGTAGATCAACAACATACGCAAGATCATGCTTCAACACAATCATCTACTTTGGGGCCAGACAGTACTGCgaaattgaagagatttTATGAGGAGGTATTCACgcatttgaagaatttctcaCCAGAGGGAAAGAGTCAGagaatttacaaagaagaTTGTCCATTACATGGTGATATCGGATTTCGTCCTGAAAATTATGATGAATGGCCTACATTGGCACATGACagcttggaaaattgtttaGAAATTAGTCCCGAGGAGGTCACTATGCTGAAGAAAAACCATGCAGCTTATGTTGATGTGCTTGGTTCCCTAAGGCTGCCTAAGAATGTCTATAAGGGTAAAGGTATTGTTACAGtaggtggtggtaaattctCTCTATTGGCGTTGCTGGTGATTCGTTCAATGCGTGAATTAGGGACTACATTACCAGTAGAAGTTTTCATTCCACCAAGTGATTTGGGTGAAAACCAATTttgtgatgaaattttacctCAATACAACGCTAAATGTGTTTACCTTTCTGATGTTCTGCCGCCAAACGTTATTGCCAATTCCCAATTTACTGGTTATCAATTTAAATCATTATCATTGATCGCATCAAGTTTCGAAGATGTCTTATTTTTGGATGCTGATAATTTCCCAGTCAAACGACTAAATGATGTTTTTGATTTAGCACCTTACAAAACTACTGGATTTGTTTTGTGGCCAGATTTTTGGCGTAGAACAACTCAACCAATCTATTACGACATTGCTGATATCACTGTCAACAGACGTAAGCGTATTCGTAACTGTTTTGATGACTTAACACCACCTGAAGTCTACACCAAAAATACGAAATCGATGGATGATATTCCATTCCATGATTTTGAAGGTACTATTCCAGATGTTTCAACAGAATCTGGtcaattgatgatttccaAATCCACTCATTTACCAACGATTTTATTAGCGTTATACTACAACGTTAACGGTCCATCGTGGTATTATCCTATGTTTTCACAAAGAGCTGctggtgaaggtgataaGGAAACTTTCTTAGCTGCAGCTAATTTCTACGGATTGCCATTCTACCAAGTGAAGACTGCTACAGGTGTTGAAGGTTATCACAGAGCCAATAATGAAGGTTTCCGTGGTGTTGCCATGTTACAACACGATTTAAATCAAGATTATTTGCGTTATCAAGCTGCGGCAGACGCAATTGAAGCCAAATACGGTGGTAAAACCGCAAAATCAATCAAATACGATAAACTTTACTCCCTGGataatttttacaaaactTTCTTTGGATCCGAAAACTCCGCTCTAAAAGAATGTGACGTTATGTTTGCCCATTCTCATGcaccaaaatttgatccatATGGACTTTGGACTCAGAACGAGTTGGTTCAAGATGGTAAACATTTCCGTTCCTACACCtcattggaaaagattaacAACTATGATTTAGAACTATCAGCCATCGATAGTATTCATAAATTCGTGTGCCTTGATAAggtaaatttcaaatacttATCGGAGAAAATACAATCAAAACAAGAGCACCAAGAGATGTGCGATTacatttcaaaaagaagagaattCTTATTATCAACTCATCAACAAGCTATCAGTAAGTAA
- the HHF1 gene encoding histone H4 (highly similar to uniprot|P02309 YBR009C and to uniprot|P02309 YNL030W Saccharomyces cerevisiae, HHF1 and HHF2, two identical histone H4 proteins; core histone required for chromatin assembly and chromosome function; contributes to telomeric silencing; N-terminal domain involved in maintaining genomic integrity) — protein sequence MSGRGKGGKGLGKGGAKRHRKILRDNIQGITKPAIRRLARRGGVKRISGLIYEEVRAVLKTFLESVIRDAVTYTEHAKRKTVTSLDVVYALKRQGRTLYGFGG from the coding sequence atgTCCGGTAGAGGAAAAGGTGGTAAAGGTCTAGGAAAAGGTGGTGCTAAGCGTCACAGAAAGATTCTTAGAGATAACATTCAAGGTATCACTAAGCCTGCTATTAGAAGATTAGCAAGAAGAGGTGGTGTTAAGCGTATCTCTGGTTTGATCTACGAAGAAGTGAGAGCCGTCCTAAAGACGTTCTTAGAATCCGTTATCAGGGATGCTGTTACTTACACTGAACACGCCAAGAGAAAGACCGTTACTTCTTTGGATGTTGTCTACGCTCTAAAGAGACAAGGTAGAACCCTTTATGGTTTCGGTGGTTAA
- a CDS encoding uncharacterized protein (weakly similar to uniprot|P38216 Saccharomyces cerevisiae YBR016W), translating into MSAQEYYGDSKASYSRPQGPPPSSDYYGGASRGYPQGGGGGGGGYYQQPPQQHYQQPPPQYTQPGYHGGGGYPQQGAPHQGGYGGGQQPIYVQQQPPQRGNEDCLTACLAVLCVCCTLDMLF; encoded by the exons ATGTCAGCCCAAGAATATTACGGTGATAGCAAGGCTTCA TACAGTCGTCCACAAGGTCCACCCCCAAGTAGTGATTATTATGGTGGTGCTTCAAGAGGCTATCCGCAAGGCGGCGGCGGCGGCGGCGGCGGATACTATCAGCAGCCACCCCAACAACACTACCAacaaccaccaccacaatACACTCAACCAGGCTACCACGGCGGCGGTGGATATCCCCAACAAGGTGCTCCCCATCAAGGTGGTTACGGTGGTGGTCAGCAGCCCATCTACGTTCAACAGCAGCCTCCACAAAGGGGTAATGAAGATTGTCTGACAGCATGTCTGGCGGTGTTATGTGTTTGTTGTACACTAGACATGTTGTTCTAA
- the HHT1 gene encoding histone H3 (highly similar to uniprot|P61830 Saccharomyces cerevisiae YBR010W One of two identical histone H3 proteins) — protein MARTKQTARKSTGGKAPRKQLASKAARKSAPSTGGVKKPHRYKPGTVALREIRRFQKSTELLIRKLPFQRLVREIAQDFKTDLRFQSSAIGALQESVEAYLVSLFEDTNLAAIHAKRVTIQKKDIKLARRLRGERS, from the coding sequence ATGGCAAGAACCAAGCAAACAGCCAGAAAGTCTACTGGTGGTAAGGCCCCAAGAAAGCAACTTGCCTCTAAGGCAGCAAGAAAGTCAGCACCATCCACCGGTGGTGTTAAGAAGCCTCACAGATATAAGCCAGGTACCGTTGCCTTGAgagaaattagaagatttcaGAAATCTACTGAACTTTTGATCAGAAAGTTAccatttcaaagattggtTAGAGAAATTGCTCAAGATTTCAAGACCGATTTGAGATTCCAATCTTCTGCTATTGGTGCTTTGCAAGAATCTGTCGAAGCATACCTAGTGTCTCTATTTGAAGATACCAACTTGGCTGCTATTCACGCCAAGCGTGTCACtattcaaaagaaggaCATCAAGTTGGCTAGAAGACTAAGAGGTGAAAGATCTTGA